The Gossypium hirsutum isolate 1008001.06 chromosome D07, Gossypium_hirsutum_v2.1, whole genome shotgun sequence genome includes the window CGATAATTTGACAGCAGAATATCACTGACAGTAAAAATACCACGGAGGCTCCTATTCTAGGAAtaggattgcattttgcccctctACCAAAAAAAAGGGCAAATTAGTCGTGTACTTTAGATCAAAGaaaaaattggtcatttctattaaaacaTTTATCagtttctactattaaaaactgacaTGGCTAACGAAATTACCAAATAGTTACACATGGCATCCATGGGTACCTTATGTTGAAGCATAAGggccagtttttaacaataaaaatgaatgaaatttttaacaaaatgactagtttgctctttgtTCTAACCTATAGGGATGCAATCTGACCTAtagtacaagggcctccatgatacttttacctatcATTGACACAAGGAATATATGCAAATCTACACATCCTTACCATAGCAACATCAAGTTCATTCAAAAGTTGAAAAATTGACAACAGAATATCATTGTCACATACATGTAAATCAACTCAAGACCCTCATATTATGGAAAAACATTAGAAAACAACAATATTTGAGCATCATTTTGCCTAATATACACTTGTTCGTCTATGTTCAACCCTAGTACTTTGTCTAATAAAGAATAAATCTCACCAATAAACCACTTCCATAGTTATCCTATGACATAAAGCAAAGCTCCCAACACATATAGACAACCAAGTGAACTCCTACCACAAAGTAAGCAAAGCTCTTGTTGATTTTCAAGAttcaattcagctagtttattgTCAATCCATTCCATTCATCACATTCAAGTTTTGTTCACTAAAATCTGATAAAAATTTAATCCAACATCCATTAATTCCAAAATCtttgaatatatgaaaaaaatcaaaggaaatAATACAACTTCCCCATGAAATTTTTGCCATAGGAAAAAAAGCCTATGTCTTTCTTCTCAGACGCTTCCTTAGCTTCTTGTACTTATGCttattcatcttcttcttcctcttcttcttcacaCTATCAGCCCAAATTTCAGTCTCTGTTGTCCCTTCGTCCACTTCCATTGCCATTAATGAATCAAACCCAGATAAGCTAATGGGGTTTAACAAATACCCAAAAGGGAAATTGGGGTAAAACTTCGAAGGTTCAGTAAAGTTGCCATCTTTTGGGGATTTGGGATCGAGGAAAAAACTTGGGTGGTTGAGGAAATCAGGTTTGGTTGATGCAAAATCATGGAGTTGATTGGGAATAAGTGAAGGAGTGAGTTTCGGGAGTGGGTTTTGAAGTTGTGGGGCATTGAAAGAGAGGATGAGTCCTTGAGTGGATCTGGTTTTGAAGAGTTTATGGATGAGATTCGCCATTGTAGCATAGAAGGAAGGTGAAAGAAGTGAACTTTGAACTCAAAAAGAGTGAGTTTGATGTCTGGTTCGAAGCGGTCGTCAAAAAAGGTTTGAGGAAGAAGGGCGCTCGAGAGTTTTGGGGGTTTCTAAGGTTTAACATACTGTGCAAGAGATATAAAACGATGTCGTATTGATTAAAAGGGTTAAAAAATAAGACTGACGCTCTACCACTGAGCTATAAGGGCGTCATGTCTCTTTTGTGaagtgttattattattcttgtaTATTGTTTTTGTTTCAAACAGTCTTTTAACAATTGGGAGCCATCCAAGTTCATCTCATCGATCTGTTGTTATTGGAATATCCAATCTTATAGTGAGTCCAAGATTGAACATTTGAATCCTTAATGACATGATATTTCCGAACCCTACCACTCTTGCAAAGATGCATTGCACGAAGAGAATGTTCCAAGGATTCATCACAATCACTGCGAAGTGGACAATAACTCGTTGtgataaaattttgacattagtTCGTCTTTTCCACCAAAGAAAGAGAAGGATCTGTTAGATATTACCAGCCAAGAATCACGGGTCTTTAAGAAATTTCGAAGAGAATCTGTGTGGTTGTCGCATCATATGCCCATGTGATGGCAGTATTATTCCTTATTCCTAGCTCATACGTCTTTTCCTAAATTACAGACATCCTTTCATGCCACTATTCCCTTCTAGATCCAAGAGTCAGAGGGTTTTGTTTTCATGGTTATACGTTCCTGATGCCTTCAAAGTTTTAGCTATAGCTGTGTTGGGTACTGTCATAATCCTCTAGGTTTGATTCACCAGTAGAGCTTCGTTCATCAAAATTGTATGTCAAATACATAACCACCCTCTCGTATAGGTCTACTCAATGTATTCCAACTACATAGAAGGCTTCCAGCATCAAATCAATctttatacaaatataaaagGGGGCTTTAAAACAGGAGAACATCTAGAGGTGTAAGGCCGCAAGCGTCGCCTTCATAAGCATGAATCTTTCTCCTTGTGGCAGACATTCACAAACACAGCCTAACAGAGTAGCTTATCACCTAAATCATAAAACACAATGGCTAAATTAAAAAACCCTATATACACCAACGTAATAACttattttcttcatttcattATCCAAACGAAGACTATATCAGTCAACAAACCAAAAACTCATCCTTCTTTCCCTCTCTATTGTTCTACTTCTCCGCAATACACTAATAAGAACAACTCTTGCAGTCACTGGAGGATCAAATCAACTAAAGAAACAACAAGAACCCCTAAACCATACCCATAGTATTTGTACCCAAACAAACCTCCTAACCGGATTGTCATTTGACTAAGAAGTTCTTAAGGCAGTTGATGATGGAAATTTTGGGATATTTCGAAACAACCAAACCTCACTCTTTGAGAAAAACAGTGACAATCTTATTTAtgatcattatattttattagacTTAAGTTAGAATGTAGTGTAAATTGATGATTTCCTTACATGtgatatattttattcattttttagagtaaattatatttagtcaagtccaaattaattaaaattcttttaaagttatttttgacTAAGCAAAGTTCacttatctttattatttttagatagtaaaaatcatatatataccaTGGTTCACTGTAACTcgatacaaattttaaaaactctaTTATTTTCCTCTCGCTTATTCCATTTTGAGATTGGTGAGTATTTTTCTATTGTAATCTATTATTGATTCTTGCTCTCGTTTTATAATTGAAAAGCTTGTTAAATCCTGTGAGATACGTTATACAGTAAAATATCCTTAATAATGTCCAACACACCTCAAACTATTCAACTCGTATTCCTACTTTATCAACTTGGTGCAATATTTTCCAAACAACTAAAAATCGACAATAGCAGACCAAAATTGTATTGGCTACATACATTCTTGTTGTTGATTGAGActtttcttgtaacacccctaacccatatccgtcgtcagaatagggtttcaAAGCATTACAGAAGTTTATCGATCAAACAGACAGAattctcaaacatttcatatcatcaaaacaagtcatcaaagtatcattttaatccaaattataaacataccaaatccaaatcaatttgcctagttcatgagcatttaaacatagaattaaattcacatacacctatctagatttagttcaatttatcatgCCATAATATGACTTCAAAAagaaacacatatttatatgtataaaaccaaccaatattaaacttataatttcatttacattcaatccacaaaataactattatttagacaccctaggtacatgccgacacaaaagatagacatcaccacatttgagttcgagagcgttgttggatgctgaactGGCGATCAAAATTGAAGTACCTAAtttgcgcacggaaaacaaaaccgtacgttaagtaaaactcagtggtatttctataatccgaatatttaaagtcaagataatataatatacatattttaattataagcaTGTTTGAATATTTAAGACcacatttattcatacaatggcattagccattcaatattcaattcataaatacatcatttcataccattctcaaatctcatcacttgctatataatagcttttcacaatttaatatatatcatttaaacaataatattattcaatccatatccaattcatgaatacgtaattcatgtgtctcatttttatatttcagttcactatcccattttcattcacatacaatatcatccaatatcaatcatagtactattttatttaattactgatgtgatcctgatcgcatcatgtaatgtcacaacccaacgccgtcgagattggcctaaacacgagggccccaagtgcaagatgaagctaatttttagctcatttgaatttcttttcgtgtggttcatCTCACTGAGCtttgtttagctcgtttccagctcaatgggatcgttttgctcaatttgagtttattttaattcttctgatttcatttgctgaaataaattgaataagttagtttatttatttaattcagctcaaataagtgttagtaaattaatatgtttaaatctgaacatctttaataatttttttagtttaattgattgtgttttatttattacatctatttaatatgctgaatttattaatgttttttattagtttcagccgaattaaagagtagtattaaatgtgtcttaagttctttaaaagtgacgaatttattgttgtttttattgtccagccaaaattaatatgttaattaacttgtttgtttcatgcatgagttaattatgtattaaaggaggctgccgaatttaatgaggtttaatttatgtcttgaccgaatttattttgtgtctgcaggtaattaattcagctggaaacaactacttaatggcaaaggagacatgcatttaagttgttgttctacatgcaaggaacggaATTTAATGTAAAGCATAGACATGCATTTAAGGTGATGTTCAACAGCAGCAATAAAGAaggtgttggccgaatttaatgtaaaGCATAGACATGTATTTAAGGTGCTGTTGGGCATGCAAGAGTCGGCCATTCAATGAGATGCTGGAATGCATTAAAGTGGCTGGCCGAATTCAATGTACAGCAGAACACGTTTTAAAGGAGTTGTCCAGCATGCAAGGGAAGTCCATTAATTAGCTGCTGAAAAGAGAATACATGAAGCATTAAAAGTGCTATTTTCGTGAACATCAAAGGGCTGCTGGTTGGTATTTTCAAGTAGCCATTCGGCCAACAACATGCTTGGCGTTTCCTCTCTTCAAGGCTGAACTTTACACTACCCAAAGAAGCTGTTTTGTGTGCCAAGACGTCACTAATGCTGCTGCTGATCATTAGGATTCTCAAGGCTGATTTAATGAAGAGAATTTAAGTCATTATCTACTAAAAACGTTGAACTCTTCCAGCCTTAGAAATCAACTCATTTGTTCAACTGAATTGGGACTTTAAGCTGCTGCCCATTACCATTTCCAAGGCCTAGAATATTTCAAAAAGCATTGAGCTTAGTTATTAAGATATTTCAgcttattaatttagctcaattaaatctGTTTATTGTGACTATTCGGTTGGGCACttcttagactataaatagtttgtttgtAATCATTTTcgggttagacaatatacttttgaatcttatatgatatatgattactttgtgagtttgttttcaactctcattgttctccaaagactcgtctgacttatcaagtaacccttgtggcgtcaaccgtctttctatccgaacttatcactttaatcccaaaagtgtggcgttcaagttataccgaggttcctatcatctttgatagtgggtcaaggttccattttattcgttttccatccatacaacatttaacctttcctaagtattcgtataagtctcgggttaacacacttatattgtgttggttcaacttgaatacttggttttcattcacctatcatcctcaatacatttcataaccccttttgaactaaatttgagcctttatctcttctttcttaacctatttcgtccaccctcgagtattactccaattcacgatcgggcacatctacgactcgactctccttcccgagccggggcatatcaattacccctattaacacgacttgaactcggacggatacacggatccaaccaacacaccagtttggcacccaatgtctcattgaataaatctgaagtaataactGCGCCCAGCGCTATATAAAATTGACAACTagtgtctcatcagttaaaccgtagtaaattggtacctagtgcctcattgactcaaagtcgaagaaatccctaaactcttccaatcctatggcatgccatctatatccgactcagcccgatacagttaatagggtttaatttcactttccaaatactaccaatattcaaatatcatatttgcacatatatattcatttcaattcaaataatcaatatattcataatatatatatcaattcaatccattcaatcaacttttaattcaattcactGTCAAAGTGCCAAATacttacctcaacacttaccatatgcattaaataaaaaatacaacaattaataactagtttcggattatagaaatacaaaccaggaatTTTGAGCTATTCGACGTCAACTTTATCTTTCCTCTTTTTAGTCGAGAATTCCAGTACaacgttagctacgaaattaaaaaaattaaaactcatcaatacaacaaaattcaatttcatattgaatatttcaagttttattcaatatttgcctaaattccaatttagtccctaaaccgagactaatttttattattcacaattaattctatattttcctacaattttcactttaaactaaatttaactccttgttttcacttaaatccctaaatttcaaaattttcacaatttagtccatattgctcaaaatttacaattcattctacaatttaatcctttttcatttctcacttaaaaatatatcaatttaatccctaatactaaaattattcaacattaacgacacttaaaaactcaataattgctaaaatttcgacatgggtcgggtagtacttaacaccgggatttcaaaaacataaaaattataagaaaaaggggactaaattgactaaccaattgaacttgaaaCTTTGAAACCCCTAAGCCGTgggttcttctttctttctctttttctttttctttctttctatttcgttttgcttttctctttctttttttattattactataatatatatttacttaaatattaagtaaacttattttattataatatatattaaatttataaatatcttaacttatgccgcctcattaaAGAGTAATgacataattgcttctttagtctctttaatttttttaaatttataattcaactttcaccttatatgcaatttagtccttatacctaattactcttaatttg containing:
- the LOC107953553 gene encoding uncharacterized protein; this encodes MANLIHKLFKTRSTQGLILSFNAPQLQNPLPKLTPSLIPNQLHDFASTKPDFLNHPSFFLDPKSPKDGNFTEPSKFYPNFPFGYLLNPISLSGFDSLMAMEVDEGTTETEIWADSVKKKRKKKMNKHKYKKLRKRLRRKT